The Aestuariibaculum lutulentum genome segment TTCTTCTATGTTGTCTTTATCTAGAATAGTATCACGATCAAGAATAATCTCGTTACGCTCGATAGATACTACCTCTCCTGTATCCTCGTCAACAAAATCCTCGTGCCATGTGTTAAGTACACGTGCTGCAAGTTTTCTTCCTTGGTATTTTTTTAATCCAGATTTAGAAACTTTAATTTCTTCAGCAAGATCGAATATCTCTAAGATATCCTTATCACGCTCAAAACCAATTGCTCTAAATAATGTTGTTACAGGTAACTTTTTCTTTCTGTCAATGTAAGCATACATTACCTGGTTAATATCGGTAGCAAACTCAATCCAAGATCCTTTAAAAGGAATAACTCTGGCTGAGTATAACTTTGTTCCATTAGCATGGAAAGACTGTCCGAAGAATACACCTGGCGAACGGTGTAACTGAGATACTACAACACGCTCTGCTCCGTTAATCACGAAAGTACCGCTTGGAGTCATGTAAGGAATAGTTCCTAAGTACACATCTTGAACAATAGTTTCGAAATCCTCGTGTTCAGGGTCTGTACAATATAACTTTAATCTTGCTTTAAGCGGAACGCTGTAAGTAAGTCCTCTTTCTATACACTCATCTATAGCGTATCGTGGTGGATCTACGAAGTAATCTAAAAATTCTAAAACAAATTGATTACGTGAATCTGTAATTGGAAAGTTTTCCATGAAGGTGTTATATAAACCTTCATCACCTCTTTCTTCCGATTTAGTTTCTAACTGGAAAAAATCCTGGAAGGATTTAATCTGAATATCCAAGAAATCTGGGTATTCTGTTCTATTAACAATAGACGAGAAATTTAATCTTTCAGCTTGTGTTGACAACATCAATGGACGGAATTATGATTAAAAATAATAAAAGTTGTGGCGTATGTAAATGTTATATACGCAAAATGGTTTAGGTCTTGAAGGTAACCTCCAGACCTAAACCTTTATGTTTTGTAAAAGCTAAGCTTATTTAAGCTCAACCTCAGCTCCTGCTTCTTCTAAAGATGCTTTTAAGCCTTCAGCTTCGTCTTTAGATACTCCTTCTTTTAAGTTACTTGGAGCTCCGTCAACTAATTCTTTAGCTTCTTTTAATCCTAAACCAGTTAATTCTTTAACTAATTTAACTACTGCCAATTTAGATGCACCAGCTGATTTTAATACTACGTCAAACTCAGTTTGAGCTTCTTCAGCCTCACCACCAGCAGCAGGACCAGCAACAGCAACTGCAGCAGCAGCAGCAGGCTCAATACCGTACTCTTCTTTTAATATAGTAGCTAACTCGTTTACTTCTTTTACTGTTAAGTTAACTAATTGTTCTGCGAAATCTTTTAAATCTGCCATTTTCTATCGTTTTTAATAAATTTTTAATTTTAATATAATTGTAATATAGTGCGTACTATGCTAATACTATCCTTCTTTTTCAGATAGTGTTTTAAGAATACCAGCTAATTTACCACCGCTTGATTTAAGCGCTGAAACAACGTTCTTAGCAGGCGATTGTAATAATCCAACAATCTCTCCTAATAACTCCTCACGAGACTTGATGTCTACTAAGGCGTCTAATTGGTTGTCGCCGATATAAACTGCTTCCTCAATAAACGCTCCTTTTAATAAAGGTTTTTCAGCTTTTTTACGGAAGTTTTTAATTAACTTAGCTGGCGCATTACCTGTTTCAGAATACATTACGATTGTATTTCCTTTTAAAACAGAAGGAAGATCTTCGAAATTTTTCTCTGAAGCTTCCATTGCTTTTTCAAGTAATGTGTTTTTAACAACTGCCATTTTCACGTTTGCTTTAAAAGCAGCACGACGAAAATCTGAGGTAGTTCCTGCGTTTAATCCAGAAATATCTGCTAAATAGATATTTGCATTGTTAGCTAATTCTAATGTTAACTCCTCAATTACTTGTGATTTTTCTTCTCTTGTCATAATAAAAGTATTTAACTAATTAACTAACTTTAGGATCAACAGCAACACTAGGACTCATAGTACTAGAAAGGAAAATACTTTTTACGTAAGTACCTTTAGCAGCAGTTGGCTTAAGTTTTATTAATGTTTGAATTAATTCATTTGCGTTATCTGCGATTTTATCAGCACTGAAAGATGCTTTTCCAATTGCAGCGTGAACGATACCAGTTTTATCAACTTTGAAGTCGATTTTACCAGCTTTCACTTCTGTTACAGCTTTAGCGATGTCCATAGTTACTGTACCAGTTTTTGGGTTAGGCATTAAACCACGAGGACCTAATACACGTCCTAATGGACCTAATTTACCCATAACACTTGGCATAGTGATGATAACATCTACGTCAGTCCATCCGTTCTTGATTTGATCAAGGTACTCATCTAAACCTACGTAATCTGCTCCAGCTTCTTTAGCTTCTGCTTCCTTATCTGGAGTTACTAATGCTAATACTTTCATGTCTTTACCAGTTCCGTGAGGTAATGATACTACCCCTCTTACCATCTGGTTAGCTTTACGAGGATCTACTCCTAAACGTACAGCGATATCAACTGAAGCGTCAAATTTAGTATTAGTAATTTCCTTTACTAACTCTGATGCTTCGTTAAGAGAGTAAATTCTCCCTTTTTCAATCTTTGCTAAAGCTTCTTTTTGCTTTCTTGTTAATCTTGCCATTTTCTAATGTTTTTAAAGATTAAGAAG includes the following:
- the rplA gene encoding 50S ribosomal protein L1; protein product: MARLTRKQKEALAKIEKGRIYSLNEASELVKEITNTKFDASVDIAVRLGVDPRKANQMVRGVVSLPHGTGKDMKVLALVTPDKEAEAKEAGADYVGLDEYLDQIKNGWTDVDVIITMPSVMGKLGPLGRVLGPRGLMPNPKTGTVTMDIAKAVTEVKAGKIDFKVDKTGIVHAAIGKASFSADKIADNANELIQTLIKLKPTAAKGTYVKSIFLSSTMSPSVAVDPKVS
- the rplJ gene encoding 50S ribosomal protein L10, coding for MTREEKSQVIEELTLELANNANIYLADISGLNAGTTSDFRRAAFKANVKMAVVKNTLLEKAMEASEKNFEDLPSVLKGNTIVMYSETGNAPAKLIKNFRKKAEKPLLKGAFIEEAVYIGDNQLDALVDIKSREELLGEIVGLLQSPAKNVVSALKSSGGKLAGILKTLSEKEG
- the rplL gene encoding 50S ribosomal protein L7/L12, with product MADLKDFAEQLVNLTVKEVNELATILKEEYGIEPAAAAAVAVAGPAAGGEAEEAQTEFDVVLKSAGASKLAVVKLVKELTGLGLKEAKELVDGAPSNLKEGVSKDEAEGLKASLEEAGAEVELK